A region from the Methanosarcinales archaeon genome encodes:
- a CDS encoding nucleotidyltransferase, with protein MRFRTWESVKKELDVICKQLKDDPRIITVGGTALLYHGLKKSTRDLDFVFPTQGECYWFAKALTAQGFEVRKSANVWRFIDFERNLYIDISYGTVGDVALTQSMFARLIEEQINGFSIWIVSLTDLFIMKACHSVTTYETDAIGDALRIVERVDMGEVEDELEYQSETVRRKVGMFMEEFGGYEKKYCKKI; from the coding sequence TTGAGATTTAGGACGTGGGAAAGTGTCAAAAAGGAACTGGATGTTATCTGTAAACAGCTCAAGGATGACCCGCGTATAATAACAGTGGGAGGCACTGCATTATTATACCATGGATTGAAAAAATCTACCCGTGACCTTGATTTTGTATTTCCCACCCAGGGTGAATGTTACTGGTTTGCCAAAGCTCTTACTGCACAGGGATTCGAGGTCAGGAAGAGTGCTAATGTCTGGAGATTTATCGATTTTGAGAGGAACCTGTATATTGATATCTCATATGGTACTGTAGGTGATGTTGCTCTGACACAGTCCATGTTTGCCAGGTTGATAGAAGAGCAGATCAATGGTTTTAGTATCTGGATAGTATCGCTTACTGACCTGTTTATTATGAAGGCATGCCATTCGGTAACTACGTATGAAACTGATGCGATTGGGGATGCACTGAGGATTGTTGAGCGGGTTGATATGGGTGAGGTGGAGGATGAACTGGAGTATCAGAGTGAGACTGTGAGGAGAAAGGTCGGGATGTTTATGGAGGAGTTCGGAGGGT